One part of the Trichocoleus desertorum ATA4-8-CV12 genome encodes these proteins:
- a CDS encoding pentapeptide repeat-containing protein, with the protein MSAEELMQRYAAGERDFSAIALSEAVLEGVDLNGVLLAGASLDGANLRRANLSHADLSGADLNGADLTQADLSGADLRDAILDGATLEGAILDGANLSQADLKVANIVQADLSHARLQQADLSGANLEGADLSGADLAIADLHQANLHQASLEEANLSGANLEETNLEGTILEGGDSNLAT; encoded by the coding sequence ATGAGTGCTGAAGAACTGATGCAGAGATATGCAGCGGGGGAAAGAGACTTTAGTGCGATCGCTCTCAGTGAGGCAGTCCTAGAAGGGGTTGATCTCAACGGAGTCCTGCTGGCGGGTGCATCCTTAGATGGGGCCAACTTACGCCGAGCCAACCTCAGTCATGCGGATTTAAGTGGAGCCGACCTCAACGGCGCAGATTTAACTCAAGCAGACTTGAGCGGAGCCGATCTCAGGGATGCCATCTTAGACGGAGCTACCTTGGAAGGCGCGATTCTAGACGGTGCGAACTTAAGTCAGGCTGACCTAAAAGTTGCCAATATTGTCCAAGCCGATCTGAGTCATGCGCGGTTACAACAAGCAGATTTGAGTGGCGCGAATTTGGAAGGGGCAGACTTGAGTGGGGCGGATTTGGCGATCGCAGACCTCCACCAAGCTAATTTACATCAAGCCTCTTTAGAGGAAGCCAACCTGAGCGGTGCGAATCTAGAGGAAACAAATTTAGAAGGCACGATTTTGGAAGGGGGCGACAGTAATTTAGCCACCTAG
- a CDS encoding GlsB/YeaQ/YmgE family stress response membrane protein has protein sequence MNILAWIVLGLIAGAIAKAIYPGRQGGGILGTMILGIIGAFLGGSLYTFLTTGSLALGAAGLSIGGIVVSVLGAIVALFIYYAVTSRSSVH, from the coding sequence ATGAATATTTTGGCTTGGATCGTATTAGGTTTGATTGCGGGTGCTATTGCAAAAGCTATCTATCCTGGCCGTCAAGGTGGTGGCATTCTTGGCACCATGATCTTAGGAATCATCGGTGCATTCTTGGGTGGATCGCTCTATACCTTCCTAACCACGGGGAGCCTGGCCTTAGGAGCTGCTGGCTTGAGTATTGGTGGTATTGTGGTCTCCGTCTTAGGTGCAATTGTGGCTCTGTTCATCTACTACGCTGTCACTAGCCGTAGCAGTGTTCACTAA
- a CDS encoding secondary thiamine-phosphate synthase enzyme YjbQ, with protein MPIIHKLIEVRTSQGINIHSITPQIAALLAETPIQNGQVLLFSRHTTTALAINEYEARLLEDIKTYLEKLAPVGDRYLHNDLHLRPNIPEDEPLNAHSHLMALTLSTSEVIPVVEGKLALGTYQSILFFELDGPRDRTVSCQISGEA; from the coding sequence ATGCCAATCATCCACAAACTGATTGAAGTAAGAACCAGTCAGGGCATCAACATCCACAGCATTACTCCGCAAATCGCCGCTCTATTAGCAGAAACCCCGATTCAAAATGGGCAAGTATTATTATTTTCTCGCCACACCACTACGGCTCTAGCTATTAACGAATATGAAGCTAGATTGCTAGAAGACATCAAAACCTATCTCGAAAAATTAGCACCAGTGGGCGATCGCTACTTGCATAATGATTTGCATTTACGACCCAACATTCCGGAAGACGAACCCCTGAATGCGCACTCTCACCTCATGGCCCTGACTCTGAGCACGAGTGAGGTGATTCCAGTGGTAGAGGGGAAGTTGGCTTTGGGCACTTACCAATCAATCCTGTTTTTTGAATTGGATGGTCCCCGCGATCGCACAGTATCCTGTCAAATTTCTGGTGAAGCTTAG
- a CDS encoding DUF2301 domain-containing membrane protein yields the protein MTTVNLEPDVYQGQFGEFTITESDRQGVVIYRAGLTVAACCFALGTALVLRFGDEPGVVLWLTPLYAGFSLALAVSLLTIHIYLAPLHRALQAFWVIGSLSAIALALRAEEPLASFVYSQPLSLLGIGFTFAALTGIFFKEAFCFNRTETKVLTPLIPILLLGHMVGILPPQGEQVLLAVWAALFLVFACRKTIQPIPPDIGDKSVFDYLHQQQLAKAEN from the coding sequence ATGACCACTGTGAATTTGGAACCAGACGTTTATCAAGGCCAGTTTGGGGAATTTACGATTACGGAGAGCGATCGCCAGGGTGTAGTGATTTATCGAGCAGGACTGACAGTGGCGGCTTGTTGTTTCGCGCTTGGGACTGCCTTGGTGCTGCGCTTTGGCGATGAACCAGGAGTTGTGTTGTGGCTAACGCCGCTCTATGCTGGCTTTTCGCTGGCATTAGCAGTTAGCTTGCTAACCATTCATATCTATCTAGCGCCGCTGCATCGAGCTTTGCAAGCATTCTGGGTCATTGGCAGCCTCAGTGCGATCGCATTAGCTTTGCGGGCAGAGGAACCGCTGGCTAGTTTTGTTTATAGTCAGCCCCTGAGCTTATTGGGCATTGGCTTCACGTTTGCGGCTTTGACTGGGATCTTTTTCAAAGAAGCCTTTTGCTTTAATCGCACTGAGACAAAGGTCTTGACCCCACTGATACCGATTCTGCTACTAGGGCATATGGTGGGAATTCTGCCACCTCAGGGAGAACAAGTCCTGTTGGCTGTGTGGGCTGCGTTATTTCTGGTGTTCGCCTGTCGCAAAACCATCCAGCCCATTCCACCCGATATCGGAGATAAATCTGTCTTTGATTATCTCCATCAGCAGCAGTTGGCAAAAGCCGAAAATTAG
- a CDS encoding YdcF family protein, whose protein sequence is MEGWLPDYAIEEAIAEYERGPYEKLITTGTPLSRGYYLAEYKNFAELTAATFLALGFDPNQLVAVPTPKVETDRTYTSAVTLQQWVSTSGLRVTGVNLFTLGTHARRSWLIFRQALAPSVPVGAIAVEPRAYEVKHWWRSSEGVRTVISEVIAYLYARLVSWKS, encoded by the coding sequence GTGGAAGGTTGGTTGCCAGACTATGCCATAGAAGAGGCGATCGCGGAATATGAGCGTGGCCCATACGAGAAACTCATCACCACAGGTACGCCTTTATCAAGGGGATACTATCTAGCTGAGTACAAAAACTTTGCGGAACTGACAGCCGCTACCTTTCTAGCCCTAGGATTTGACCCCAACCAATTGGTAGCAGTCCCAACTCCCAAAGTCGAAACAGACCGCACCTATACTTCAGCCGTCACTTTGCAGCAATGGGTGTCCACATCGGGGTTACGGGTGACAGGCGTAAATCTTTTCACCTTAGGCACTCATGCTCGTCGTAGTTGGCTGATTTTTCGGCAAGCATTGGCCCCAAGTGTACCTGTAGGTGCGATCGCCGTTGAGCCACGGGCTTATGAGGTAAAGCATTGGTGGCGATCGAGTGAAGGAGTGCGAACGGTGATCTCTGAAGTCATTGCTTACCTATATGCTCGGCTAGTGAGCTGGAAAAGCTAA
- the dprA gene encoding DNA-processing protein DprA — MVSERALWLAWSRIPGIGPILLKRLQQHFQTLEAAWEASPHELGAVEGIGPQTLEVMVAARAKIYPEQLLETHERENPCFWTPADPGYPHLLLEIPDPPPVLYYKGQVQSQEQQATTPAIAIVGTRDPSEYGRRWARKLSSSLAHQSFTVVSGLAYGIDTEAHQSCLDVGGYTIAVLGTGVDMVYPWKNQKLYDQIAEQGLLVSEYPAGTQPDRSHFPRRNRIIAGLSRAILVMEAPGKSGALITAHLANDYGRDVYVLPGSLDNPRSMGCLKLLSVGAQAILSEIHLLEMLGTMPRLQVVEPAPQNSQAASSNPSHALIPDLAPELRTVLQALTAEPTTFDVIVQQVGLAAAAVSSALLQLELLGLVSQAPGMRYQLS; from the coding sequence TTGGTCTCAGAACGCGCATTGTGGTTAGCTTGGTCCCGCATTCCAGGTATTGGCCCCATTTTGCTCAAACGGCTGCAACAGCACTTCCAGACTTTAGAAGCCGCTTGGGAAGCAAGCCCTCATGAGCTGGGGGCGGTGGAAGGCATTGGACCGCAAACCCTAGAAGTGATGGTGGCGGCGCGGGCTAAAATTTATCCAGAGCAGTTGCTGGAAACTCATGAGCGGGAAAACCCTTGTTTCTGGACTCCCGCCGATCCGGGCTATCCTCACTTGCTACTAGAAATTCCGGACCCACCCCCTGTTCTATATTACAAAGGCCAAGTTCAGTCGCAGGAGCAACAAGCTACGACACCCGCGATCGCGATTGTGGGCACCCGTGACCCCTCGGAGTACGGGCGGCGCTGGGCGCGTAAACTCAGTTCTTCTTTAGCCCATCAAAGCTTTACGGTGGTTTCAGGCTTGGCTTACGGTATTGATACTGAAGCCCATCAAAGTTGCCTGGATGTAGGCGGCTATACGATCGCAGTCTTGGGAACTGGGGTGGATATGGTCTATCCCTGGAAGAACCAGAAACTTTATGACCAAATTGCCGAGCAGGGCTTGCTAGTGAGTGAGTATCCCGCTGGCACCCAACCCGATCGCAGCCATTTCCCCCGGCGCAACCGCATCATCGCAGGCTTGAGTCGAGCCATTTTGGTGATGGAAGCACCCGGTAAATCTGGCGCGTTAATTACCGCTCACCTCGCGAACGATTATGGTCGAGATGTTTACGTTTTGCCTGGTTCCCTAGACAATCCTCGCTCTATGGGTTGCTTAAAATTGCTGAGTGTAGGAGCCCAAGCGATTCTGAGCGAAATTCATCTGCTAGAAATGCTAGGGACAATGCCCCGATTGCAAGTGGTAGAACCAGCACCTCAAAACTCTCAAGCTGCTTCTAGCAATCCCAGCCATGCTTTAATCCCAGATTTAGCGCCAGAGCTACGAACCGTTTTGCAAGCATTGACGGCTGAGCCTACAACGTTTGATGTCATTGTGCAGCAGGTAGGACTAGCAGCCGCAGCAGTCTCCAGTGCGCTATTGCAGTTGGAGTTGTTGGGTTTAGTGTCTCAAGCACCAGGGATGCGCTACCAGCTTTCCTAA
- a CDS encoding Gfo/Idh/MocA family oxidoreductase: MVSPNVNPNSSKPSPRSQVGVAVIGTGFGQKVHIPGLQAHDRTQVVAVYHRDLAQAQAIAAAHQIPYACSSVEEIAALPEVQAVSISTPPFLHYDMAKTVLQAGKHILLEKPTTLSATEAKDLYRLAAKKQAIAALDFEFRCVPAWQHLAELLAEGYVGETRLIKIDWLVSSRADATRPWNWYAQREKGGGALGAIGSHAFDYIAWLFSPIQRLSARLSTSIPARPDPSTGEHKTVDADDTCMLMLELANGVPCQVCLSSVTYQGRGHWLEVYGDRGTLVLGSNNQKDYVHGFQLWASQGGQPLSLVEIPKRLEFPKTYLDGRIAPFMGVVDRWVQGIDRGNAIAPSLREGVYSQLLMDLTHQSHSAGTWVEVPELEEFLAG; the protein is encoded by the coding sequence ATGGTTTCTCCCAACGTGAACCCCAACTCCTCAAAACCCAGCCCCCGATCACAAGTTGGCGTTGCAGTCATTGGTACGGGTTTCGGGCAGAAAGTTCACATACCAGGGTTGCAAGCCCACGATCGCACGCAAGTCGTGGCAGTGTATCACCGGGATTTAGCTCAAGCTCAAGCGATCGCCGCAGCCCACCAGATTCCCTATGCTTGCAGCAGTGTCGAAGAAATTGCCGCCTTGCCAGAAGTCCAAGCAGTCAGCATTTCCACCCCGCCCTTTCTGCACTACGACATGGCTAAAACTGTGTTGCAAGCAGGCAAACACATCTTGCTAGAAAAGCCGACGACCCTCTCCGCCACAGAAGCCAAAGACTTATATCGTCTAGCCGCAAAGAAACAAGCGATCGCGGCCCTCGATTTTGAGTTTCGTTGTGTCCCTGCCTGGCAACACTTAGCTGAACTATTAGCAGAAGGTTACGTGGGTGAGACTCGCCTGATCAAAATCGATTGGCTGGTTTCCAGTCGAGCCGATGCTACTCGTCCTTGGAACTGGTACGCCCAGCGGGAAAAGGGAGGCGGTGCCTTAGGTGCGATCGGCTCCCATGCCTTTGACTACATCGCTTGGCTGTTCAGCCCCATCCAACGCTTGTCTGCTCGACTCAGCACCTCCATCCCGGCGCGTCCTGATCCGAGTACCGGAGAACACAAAACCGTCGATGCTGATGACACTTGCATGCTGATGCTAGAACTAGCCAACGGTGTGCCTTGCCAAGTTTGCCTCAGCTCTGTCACTTATCAAGGTCGTGGGCACTGGCTAGAAGTGTATGGCGATCGCGGCACTTTAGTCTTGGGCAGCAACAACCAAAAAGACTACGTGCATGGATTTCAGCTTTGGGCCAGTCAAGGCGGACAACCCCTGAGCTTAGTAGAAATTCCCAAACGCCTAGAGTTTCCTAAAACTTACCTAGATGGTCGCATTGCCCCATTTATGGGTGTGGTCGATCGCTGGGTGCAAGGCATAGACCGAGGAAACGCGATCGCACCTTCCTTGCGCGAAGGAGTTTACTCACAATTATTGATGGATTTAACCCACCAATCTCACAGCGCCGGAACTTGGGTAGAAGTGCCAGAGCTGGAAGAATTTTTGGCGGGTTGA